In a genomic window of Mus pahari chromosome 8, PAHARI_EIJ_v1.1, whole genome shotgun sequence:
- the Mtmr9 gene encoding myotubularin-related protein 9 — protein MEFAELIKTPRVDNVVLHRPFYPAVEGTLCLTGHHLILSSRQDNTEELWLLHSNIDAIDKRFVGSLGTIIIKCKDFRIIQLDIPGMEECLNISSSIEALSTLDSVTLMYPFFYRPMFEVIEDGWHSFLPEQEFEFYSSATSEWRLSYINKEFSICPSYPPTVIVPKSIDDEALRKVAAFRHGGRFPVLSYYHKKNGMVIMRSGQPLTGTNGRRCKEDEKLINATLRAGKRGYLIDTRSLNVAQQARAKGGGFEQEAHYPQWRRIHKSIERYHVLQESLIKLVEACNEQTHNMDRWLGKLEASNWLTHIKEILTTACLAAQCIDREGASVLIHGTEGTDSTLQVTSLAQIILEPRSRTIRGFEALIEREWLQAGHPFQQRCAQSAYCSSKQKWEAPVFLLFLDCVWQILRQFPCSFEFNEHFLIMLFEHAYASQFGTFLGNNESERCKLKLQQKTMSLWSWINRPSELSKFTNPLFEANNLVIWPSVAPQSLQLWEGIFLRWSRSSKYLDEAYEEMVNIIEYNKELQAKVNVLRRQLAELETEDGLRESP, from the exons ATGGAGTTCGCGGAGCTGATTAAGACCCCACGGGTGGACAATGTGGTGCTGCACCGGCCTTTCTACCCCGCCGTGGAAGGGACCCTGTGTCTGACAGGCCACCACCTGATCCTGTCTTCCCGGCAGGACAACACGGAGgagctctggctcctccattCAAATATCGACGCCATCGACAAACG ATTTGTGGGCTCTCTGGGTACTATCATCATAAAATGTAAAGATTTCCGAATCATTCAGTTGGATATTCCTGGAATGGAGGAATGTTTAAATATATCCAGTTCCATTGAG GCATTGTCCACTCTGGACTCGGTCACCCTGATGTACCCTTTCTTCTACCGACCCATGTTTGAAGTGATTGAAGATGGCTGgcattctttccttcctgagcAAGAATTTGAGTTCTACTCCTCTGCT ACCAGTGAGTGGAGACTGAGCTATATCAATAAGGAATTTTCTATCTGCCCTTCCTACCCACCAACTGTCATTGTGCCCAAGTCCATCGATGATGAAGCACTTCGGAAGGTGGCAGCCTTCCGACATGGGGGGCGCTTCCCAGTCCTGAGCTATTACCATAAAAAGAATGGCATG GTGATAATGCGAAGTGGTCAGCCCCTGACCGGCACAAATGGGCGGAGGTGCAAGGAAGATGAGAAACTGATAAATGCCACTCTCAGGGCAGGAAAGCGTGGCTACCTTATTGACACCAGATCCCTAAATGTGGCCCAGCAAGCTAGAGCCAAAGGAGGTGGCTTTGAACAGGAGGCTCATTATCCCCAGTGGAGGCGGATTCACAAGTCCATTGAGAG atacCATGTTCTTCAGGAGAGCCTAATCAAACTCGTGGAAGCATGTAATGAACAAACCCACAACATGGACCGGTGGCTTGGCAAGTTGGAGGCCTCCAATTGGCTGACACACATCAAGGAGATTCTGACCACCGCCTGCCTGGCGGCCCAGTGCATTGACAG GGAAGGTGCGTCAGTGTTGATCCATGGGACAGAAGGAACTGATTCCACACTGCAGGTGACTTCTCTGGCCCAGATCATCCTGGAACCAAGAAGCAGGACCATCCGAGGCTTTGAGGCCCTGATAGAGAGAGAGTGGCTGCAG GCTGGTCATCCATTCCAACAGCGCTGTGCACAGTCAGCCTATTGCAGCAGCAAGCAGAAGTGGGAGGCCCCcgtgtttcttctcttcctggaCTGCGTGTGGCAGATCCTCCGGCAGTTCCCTTGTTCCTTTGAGTTTAATGAGCATTTTCTCATCATGCTCTTTGAGCATGCTTATGCCTCACAGTTTGGAACATTTCTGGGCAACAATGAAAGTGAAAG ATGTAAGTTGAAGCTACAACAGAAAACAATGTCTTTGTGGTCATGGATCAATCGGCCCAGTGAGCTGAGTAAATTCACCAATCCGCTCTTTGAAGCAAACAACCTGGTCATCTGGCCTTCTGTAGCTCCACAGAGTCTCCAGCTGTGGGAAG GAATCTTCTTACGCTGGAGCAGATCCTCTAAGTATCTGGATGAAGCATATGAGGAAATGGTTAACATCATTGAATATAACAAGGAGTTACAAGCCAAGGTCAATGTCCTGAGAAGGCAGTTGGCTGAATTGGAAACAGAGGATGGGCTACGAGAGAGTCCTTGA